The DNA segment CTGCGTTGACTGTTTCGGAGACAACCTCGTCTATCTCCTCCTTCGACATTAGGTGCTCCAGCGGGACCCCCCCTACGCTGGATAGCCTGGGTACGGGGAACATCTTCTGGCCGTGCATGCCGAGGACTATGGCGTTGACGCTTCTGAAGCTGACGCCGAGCTTCTGGGATATGTAGTAGGCCATCCTGGCCGAGTCTAGTATGCCGCTGAACCCTATCACCCTCTCCCTGGGAAAGCCCGTCTTCTTGTACATCACGTAGGTCATAGCGTCGACAGGGTTTGTCGTTATGACCACTATAGCGTCCTTGGCGTACGCCTTAATCTTCTCAGCCAGGTCGGCCATGGTCTGGGCGTTCGCCTCGAGGAGCTGCTCCCTGGTCATACCCGGCTTTCTGCCTATGCCAGCCGTCACCAGCACTATGTCGCTGCCCCTCATGTCCTCGTAGCTGTTGCTCCCCCTGATGCTTATGTCCACCCCCAGCTCCGCCGCCGCGTGGGCGAGGTCGAGCGCCTCCCCCTGGGGCTTCCCCGGGGTCCTGGCTATGAGGAGGAGGTCGTCGTAGCCCCTCATCATCAGCATAACAGCAGCGGCCATACCAACCTTGCCAGCGCCAAGTATCGTTATCAAAGCGTCTCCACCATATCCTCATAGTCTAAAAATGTAGAATTAATAAGTCTCCGGAGTTACCGTCGAACCGCTGGCCCACGGGAATTTCTTAATTACCCTGGCTCTCCCAGGCGCTAGTTGGGATTAAGGGGGAGGGGTGTTGCTGCTACCCAGGACGCTGGAGGAGGTGGTGCTGGCGGTACCCGCCAGGGATTATGACAGGGTTGTGGCCGGGCTGGCTGTCGAGGGCATCTTCCACGTCGACACCCCGCCGCAGGGTGTCAAGGGGGAGGTCGACAGGAGCTATAGGTCGCTCCTGACCCAGGCTTCCGAGAGGTCCTCAAGGATAAGGCAGTACTTCGAGCTCGCCGGGGTGGAGCCCTACAGGGTGTCGGGTGTGGAGGTAGAGGTTGGGGGCTGGGAGGAGAGCTTCAGGAGATACCTGGAGAAGTACTCTGAGGTGGAGAAGTTCTACTCAGGCCTCCTGGAGGAGTATTCCGAGGCTGAGTCGAGGCTTAAGGAGCTTCTCGACATAGAGGCTAGGATATCCCCTGTCTCACATGTAGACGCGGATATAGCAAGGCTCTACAGCTCCAGGGCCTTCGACTTCGCGGTCTACTACGGAAGCTACTGGGAGGGGCTGGAGGCCCGGGTCGGCGAGATAGTGTCTAGGGTTGGGGGTCTCGCGGTTGTGGAGCCCTCCGGCGGTTATGTGGTGGTGGCGGTCGCCGTGCCGAAGGGCGCCCTCTCCAAGGTGTCCCCCGAGATACTCGGCCTCAACCTCTCGATATACACTCCACCGGAGGGCGTGCCCGGCAGCCCTAAGAAGGCTATGGAGTATATTAGGGAGGAGAAGGGGAGGCTCGGCGGGCGGCTGGCTAGAATCCAGGAGATGGCATCGGAGAGGCTGGGTGAGCTGGCGGAGTTCTACACAGTGGTCTCGGCTTTCGAGAATATATTCAGGTTCCTGGTGTCGACGCTGAGGAGGGGAGAGACGAGGATAGTCAGGGGGTTCGTGGACGTCAGGGACTCGAGGAGGCTTAGGGGTATACTTGATAAGATGACCCGGGGTAGCTACGTTATACTCAGCCTCGGCGTCAGGCGGGGGGGCGAGACGCCCACGCCCAGCAAGGTCGACCTCCCCCAGTTCCTCAAGCCTTTCTCCAGGGTTGTTGAGCTGTACGGCTACCCCGACCCCAACGAGATAGTGCCCACGGCGTTCCTCGCTGTAACCCTGCCGCTAACATTCGCCCTCATGTTCCCTGACGCGGGCCACGGCCTCCTAGTCCTCCTATTCTCGATATTCTACCTGAGGAGGGTGAGTAGAGACTGGGCGTACGTTCTGGCTGTTATGGGCGGTGCGAGCATAGTCTCGGGGCTGCTGGCGGGGGAGGTGTTCGGCCCTCTAGTGTCTAAGATGCTGGGGCTGCCTGAGCTCTGGCTCCGGCTGGGGCTTGAGACGCCGCCCTACGCCATGCCAACCTACGCTATAGACCATGGCGAGGAGGAGCTCGTCCCTACTCTGGTCTACAGAGCGTTGAACGTCAGCCTCTTCATGGGTGCTTTCATGCTCAGCTTTGGAACGCTGCTTGGAGTCGTTAACGGGGTTATAAAGAGGGATTGGGCTGGCCTGGTGGAGTCCAGGCTACCAAGGTTCCTCCTGTTCGCCTCGATAACCAGCCCCTTCCTAGTCTACATGGACGCTGGGGAGGCTGGCTCGGTGCTTAGGCAGGCGCTCCTCGAGCTGGGTGGAGATAGCTTGGCGGCCAAGCTTGTTCTAGCGGGCTCCCTACTCGGCCTGGTGTGGATGCTGCTGGCCGGCCCCATATTGTACATGCTGGAGGGCCACAGCCCCCTAGCCGGGCTGGCAAACAGCTTCCTAGAGGCCTACGAATCCCTCCTGATGCTAGTCGGCAACATACCCAGCTTCCTCAGGATTATGGCCCTCGCACTGGCCCACTCCAGCCTGGTCTTCGTGGTCTATTATCTAACAGTTATGATAATGCAGGGGGGGATACTGGCTGACGTGGTGGGCGCCCTCCTGTACGTTGGAGGCAACCTCGCCGTAGCCGGTATGGAGGGCCTGCTGGCGTTCGCCCACGCATCGAGGCTGCACTTCTACGAGTGGTTCAGCAAGTTCTACAGCGGCACAGGGGTGCCTTACACGCCGATCAGGGTTGAGGGTGTAAGGATAAAAATAGCAGGCCAGACTTTTTAAACGGTGCACGCCCCCTTGGCAGTGAGTTATAACAGGAGGGTAGACCTCATAACAGGCAGCCCTACGAGGAAGATAGATGCTGTGAGGGAGAGGCTGGCCCGGGAGGGTAGGGACGTTATCCTACTCTCAACCGGCCAGCCCGGCTTCCTGCCCCCCAGGTTTCTTAGGGAGAGGCTGGCCCGGGCTCTTCTCGACGAGGGGTTTAAGAGGCTGTACTCCTACACCCCGACCCCAGGCTATGCTGACGTTAGGGAGTCTATAGCCGAGGACCTCGCAGCCCTAGGCGGCCCCAGGGTTGAGCCCGACGACATACTTGTTACCGCCGGCGGGCAGGAGGCCATGTTTGCAGCCCTCTCCACCATACTGGAGCCTGGCGACAAGGTAGTGCTTATGGACCCGACATACTTCGGCTACAAGCCGATAGTCGAGTACCTTGGGGGGAGGGTGGAGTGGGTTAGAGCACCCCCCTCTCTAGGCTTCCAGCCGGACGAGGAGGAGCTTAAGAAGGTTTTCACGAGGGGTGTGAAGGCTGTGGTGCTGGTGTCGCCCGACAACCCTACAGGCAGGCTTCTCTCAGCAGACTCTGCGAAGCTCGTCGCGGATCTCGCTGTAGACTCGGGGGCGTGGATAGTCTATGACGAGGCCTATAAGACACTGGTTTTCGAGGGGGAGCACGTCTACCTCTACAAACTCGCCCCGGACAACACTATATCTATAAACACGTTCAGCAAAGACCCGGGCTTCCCCGGCTGGAGGCTGGGCTACCTCTACGGGCCTAGGTGGATCGTAGGGAAGATAAGGCTTGTGTCGGAGGAGCTGGTATACTGTCCCCCCAGCATAGCGCAGGTGGCCGCCAAGATATACCTGGGGGACAGGGAGGCCAGGCTCAAGCACCTAGAGTACGCCAGGGAGTTCCTGAAGACGAGGATGGAGGCTATGGCTGTTGCCCTAGAGGAGATGCTGCCGGAGGCGGTGTTCACGAGGCCGGGCGGCTCCATGTTCATAACAGTGGACCTCTCCAGCTACCTATCTAGAGCTTCGTTAACCTCGGAGGAGCTGTCGGTGAAACTCTTGGACGAGGAGTCAGTAGCCACGGTGCCGGGCCGCTACTTCGGCCCCAGCGGAGACACCATGCTAAGACTGAGCTTCGCCACGGAGACGCCGGAGAGGATAAGAGAGGGTATAAGGAGGCTGGCCAGCCTCCTTGAGAGGCTTGGATGAAAACGGCGGAAACCGGAAGCCCCATACTATTATTATCCGCCCCCGGCTAGCATACCTTGCTTCCAGGCTCAACCGGCTCGCTCACAGTCAGTAGAACCGGCTTCTCCCCGTCGCCGCAGGGGGCCGCCAGCACCATCCCCTGGCTCACCTCCCCCGCCATCCTCTTCGGCCGCAGGTTGGCGACCACTATGACGAGCCTTCCAACCAGCTCCTCGGGCGAGTACCATCTGGCTATGCCGGCGAGGACCTGCCTCTCCTCACCGCCTATGTCTACTATTAGTTTGAGTAGCTTCTTGCTGTGCGGAAGCCTCTCAGCCCTGACAACCCTCCCCACACGCAGGTCGACTTTGGCAAAGTCCTCTATACCTATGAGCTCATCCCCTCCTCCCTGCGCCACAACCTTCCACCACGCTGAAATATCCCGCCAGGGGGATAAAGAATCTAATTCCCGGGGTGACGACCCCAGGCGACACCGAACACCCCCGGGAGGGAGCCTGGGGGTGTTGTGAGGAGTTCAGCCTTGTCTGACCTTGGCCAGCTCTAGTCTAGGTCATCCAGGGGCTCCTTCGCGTGTACCACATGCTCCTCGCTGGGGAACCTGCCGGCCCTCACGTCCTCGGCGTATCTGGAGAGGGCTTCTAGCATTATTCTCCTGGCGTCAACATATTTTTTGGCGAAGGGTGGTGTGAGGCGTGAGAGCCCTACTATATCGTGGAACACTAGTATCTGGCCGTCGCACCTTCGACCGCTGCCTATGCATATAGTCGGCACCGGCAACCTCCTTGTCACTATCTCGGCCGCCTCCTCCGAGACGAACTCCAGTACTATGCTGAAAACCCCGGCCTCCACGAGGGACTCGGCGTCTAGGAGGAGTTCACGCGCCTCACCCCTCCCCCGGGCCCTCGGCCTGTAGCCCCCTATCCTCAAGGCTCTCTGCGGCGTTAGGCCGAGGTGGCCCATGACCGGGATGCCCGCGTCAACTATAGCCTTCACCCTGTCGGCGTACTCGCTGCCGCCCTCGAGCTTAACCGCCTCGCCCCCCGCCCTGACCAGTGCTATGGCGCTCTCGACCGCGGAGGTCACGCTTGACTCGTAGCTGCCGAAGGGCATGTCAGCCACTATCAACGGACTCCTAGCGGCCCTCGCAACGGCTGCTGTGTGCCTCACCATGTCATCCAGGGTTACCTGGAGCGTCGAGGGGTAGCCGAGTACAACCATGCCCAGGCTGTCGCCCACTAGTATCACATCAACCCCCGCATCCTCTGCTATCCACGCTGTAGGGTAGTCGTAGGCCGTCACCGCCACTATCGGCCTCTCCCCCTTCATCTTCAGTATCCTCCTAGCCGTGACCTTCTCCCGGGCCATGCAGCCACACCGTGATGCCGGGCTAGTTGTCCGCCGTGGGGTTTAGTCTTTCCATGGAGCCGCATCTAAGCGTGTAGAGGGCCTGGAAGAGGAGGTAGAGGGCCTCCACCGTAGGCGCCCCGACGCCGAGCCTCCGCGCATCCTCTACCACACGCCCCGCTATGTAGGGTGCCTCGCTCCTCCTACACCTCTTCAGGTCCTGGAGCGTGGAGGACTCGTTGTCGTACGTCTGCAGCGCCACAAGCCTGGTATACCCGACAGGGTCCTCCGGGAGCCTGTAGCCCAGCATAGATGCCACCAGCCCAACCTCCGAGGTCGCCTTCGACGCCAGCCTCCACGCCCCAGGGTTCTCGACCACTATACCGTTCCTCGAGCCCAGTATCGACGTGATAAGGTTTATGGCCGTGTTTGCAGCGGCCTTCAGCCACCTCCACGCCTCAATATCACCCGTCATCACCGCAGGCGCCCCGCCCCTGCGAAGTATCTCGAAAGCCTCTAGAGCGGCATCGCCAGCCTCGCCCCGCGACCCCACTATCAACCTGCCTATACCCGCGACCCTAGCAAGCCCCGCCTCCATCGAGGAGACCCCGCTCTCCACAACTATGGCAGCAGCGTCGAGGCCCAGTTCCACGGCCCTCTCATAACCCCCCCACCCGTTGCTGGCTACAGCCACCATATCGGAGAACCCTGAGGCAGCCTCTACAGCCGCGGCTGCGTCATACGCTTTCACAGCTATGAAGGAGAGCCTGCACCTGCGCGGCGGCGACCCCTCATACGGCTCTATAGGGACGTGGGCGTCTATGAGGCCGTAGAGCCTGAGGCCAGCCAGCAGGTTAATAGCCTGACGCCGCCTCCTAACCACCGCTACAGGCGGCCTGCCTGTAGCCCTGTGTATGTAGTATGCCAGCAGGCTCCCTACACCGCCCATCCCAACTATGCAGTACGCATTCACCCCGACTAACCCCGGAGCCCAGCCCGCACTCCGTCTAGACTACCATGGGGGAGGATGGGGTGGGTGGTGGACCGGCCGGGATTTGAACCCGGGGCCTCCCGGATGCCAACCGGGCGCTCTTCCAGGCTGAGCTACCGGCCCACGCCCGCTTCCCGCTGGAGGTGCGGGGCCCCAGGATACCTATCATACTTTATGAAGCGGTTTTAAGGATTAGGGCTTATACAACCGTTTCTGCCTTAAGGACGTAAAACCCGCCGGCGGCCCTCTAGTGGGTTTGGTGCTTGGCGTGGCGGGGGCTATCCACTCCCTCAGGGGTACTGTATTCTGGAGTGAGACTGACGCCGCGCAGATAGCCCATTTCAGCACGTTTTTCAAGATATGCGAGTGGGCTGAGGAGGATTTCTTCAGGCGGGCTCTAGGGGACGAGGCTTTCCACGGTGTTCTGGAGTCTAACGTGATGTTCCCCAGGGTTAGGGCCGAGTGCACCTACCACTACCCACTCCACGTGCACGACGACTTCAGGGTTGATATTGTCGATGTGTCTATAGGCGTTAAGAGCATATCCTACGCGTTCAAGGTGTGGAACGAGACGCACTCAACCCTCTCGGCGGAGTGCAGGCTTGTCACTGTGGCGGTGGACCCGAGGGGCTTCAAGTCGGTGGAGGTTCCGGGCTATATAAGGGAGAGGCTGCTGGCGGCTGGGGCGCGGCATGGTGAAGGTGGGAGGCGGTAGGGAACGGCGGCCAACTGCTTTAACCTCCAAACACTATACTCTAATCCCCTTGGGGATGCTGGAGGTTGCCCGCGCCTCTTAGGAAGGTCGTCCTCGACGTGCTGAAGCCCATAAGGGGCCCCTCAATAATAGATGTGAGTAGAGAGGTGGCCGCCCTCCCCGGGATAGAGGGCGTCAACATAACTGTTAAGGAGATAGACGTGGAGACTGTGACGCTGACCATGACGATCGAGGGCAGCGACATAGATTATGGTTCTGTGGAGAAGAAGCTGGAGGAGCTTGGGTGCATTGTACACAGTATAGACCAGGCTGTAGCCGGTAAGAAAATAGTCGAGCAGGAGGAGGTCGAGCAGGGGGAATAGGGGGCTGGCGGCCCCGCGTCCTCACCCCTCCAGCTCTACCTCTACAGGCTCCTCACCCTCCAGCCTCCACGCTTTGACCTCGCCTGGGCAGGCTATAAGCCAGACTCCGGGCCACCTCTTCATCCCCTCCACATCCTTCCCGCTCGGGTCTGGAGGGCAGGATGTGTGGGTGTGGTAGACCCCTAACACTTCTAGCCCCAGCTTCTCCGCCGCCCTGTGGGCCTGAACCACCTGCCAGGGGTCCGACTCGAACTCCCGGGGGCTCTGCTTTAGATTGTCAGTCCTGTAGAGTATGTAGGCGTGGACGGTATCCCCCTCCCTAGCCCCTATAACCAGGCCGGCCTCCTCGTTCTGGGCGAGGGCCATAAGCTTCAGGACCTGCCTCAGAGGGCCTATTCTAGCCTTCAAGGCTTACCAGCCTCGCCTCCATAGCCTCCAGGTCTAGAAGTGCCGCCGAGGGCTTTTCTAGAGAGCCTCCCCCGTCGCCGGGGTTTAGTACTAGAGAGCCCCCGACCCTCTCTATCCTAGCCTTATGGGTATGGCCGTATAGAACGGCGTCCCACCTGCCGCTCGCTGCAAGGGCATCCACTATCTCTACAGTGTTTTCAGGCGACCCGAAGCCGTGTAGCAGCAGGAGCCTCCTGCCGCCGAGGGTGACGGTGGCAGGGGGGTCGAGGAGGGTGGCGCCAAAGCCCTCGGCAATCCTAGCGAGCCCCAGCCTCTCGCCGTCGTTGTTGCCGAAGACACCGTAGAACCTTGCCCTACCGCCCACAACCCCGAGGAGCTCGGCTAGTGTGAAGGGCGCAACATAGTCGCCGAGGTGTATGACAGCCTCAACACCCTCACCGATGAAGACCTCCCCAGCCCTCCTGGCCAGGGCCAGGTTATCGTGGGTATCACTCAAGACTCCAACAAGCAAGGGACCCCCCACCCATTTACTCCTATGGGGAGTCGAATTAATTTGACCTTGGAGAGCAGCTAGGTTCCCTTGGGTGTACCCTGTTTGGAGGGTTTGAGGAACCTGGTGGTGGAGGATCTCTCGAGGCTCTGGATAGAGTATGATAGGAACACCGACACACTCTACATAAACTTCGGGGAGGGGGAGCCCGACGAGAGCGTGCTTATAGGGGATAACATAATTGCTAACATCAGGGAGGGGAGGCTGATAAGCATTATAGTCACAGACTTCTCGAGGCTAGCGGGCCTGTAGCCCCCCGGGTGCTGGCGGGGTAGCGGGGCTATGGCTGGGGGCATCAAGCTTGTCATATTCGATGTTGACGGTGTTCTAGTTGCGGTCAAGAGCAGCTGGGGTTATGTTCATAGGAGGCTGGGCGTTGAGGAGGAGGCGCTGAAGGTTAAGGAGATGTTTGAGAGGGGGGCTATAGACTATATAGAGTGGATGCGGCTGGACACGGAGCTGTGGATCAGAGCCTCGGGGGGTAGGCTTCATAGGAGCAGGCTTCTTGAGATAGTGGGTGAGATACCGGTGAGGGAGGAAGCCTTCGCCGCTGTGAAGGCGCTGCGCCGCATGGGGCTGAGGATAGGGCTGGTCAGCAGCGGGATAGACATACTAGTGAGGCGGGTGGCCGCCGAGATTGGGGCTGACGCGTGGGTGTCCAACAGGCTGCTGTTCGACAGGAACGGCTTCCTACTCCCGGGAGGCTCGCCCCTCGTGGGGGTTGACAAGCGGGGTGCGGTGGCTAGGATGGCGTACGAGCTGGGCGCTAGCCTGGAGGAGGTGGCCTACGTGGGCGACAGCATGTGGGATGCGAGTGCTATGAGGATAGTGGGACTACCGATAGCATACAACGACGGGGGCGAGCTTGAAGGGGTGGCTAAGGTGAGGGTCGCCAGCCTGCTGGAGGTACCTAGGGTGGTTGAGGAGTGGGGGAGGATAAGGGCGAGGTAGCTGCGTGCAAGGCTAGGGCCAGGCTGGAGGGGGGCAGCGTTGTTTTGGAGAAGTGTTTTGACAGCGGGTACTGCAGGAACCTGGAGAGGCTCGGCTACCTAAGGGACAGGACCCTAGACCCGCTGGAGGCCGCCTACCAGGCCTCCCGGGATATGCTCTGCCTCGGGGGGATTAGGGGCTGGAGGGCGGCTATAGGGGTTATAGCCAGCCTGGGCCTAAGCCTCGACACTGCACTAGTATACTTCGACCTGAGGAGGAAGGGTAGGAAGCCTCTGGCGGGCGTGAGGAGGGGTACCCTCGTCTACGAGCATGGGGGCAGGGTTTACGAGGTCCTAGTGCTGAGCGAGGGCTACCCGCTGAAGATAGGGAGCCTGGTGGAGTGGAGTAGGGGGGCTTCGATGGACAACCACTCCCCCATAGTGGCCATAGTCGACAGGACAGGGCTGATAACCTACTATGAGGCCAGGGCTGTGAGGGGCATACAGTGAATCGCCGCCCCCAATATTTCACGTTCTGGGCCACACCTATAGTATAGGGGATGCACGTGTTGGTGGATGTGGATCCTTCTCTAAGGCGCGAGCTGGAGTCTCTAAACAGGTTCCTCAGGGTTAAGCCGCTGTACTTCGACTTCGACGAGGGCGTGTTCGTCTGGCTCGACACGAGGCTAATCCCCTTTAAGGAGGTGTACCGGAGGACGGCCGACTACAGGCGGGTGGCCAGGGCTATAGTCGACATGGAGATAAGGGGGGCGCCCGCGATAGGTGTGGCGGCGGCCTACGGCCTAGCCCTGGCGGCGGCCGAGGCGGCCTCTAGGGGCGGCGACGGCTTTATGGAGGCAGTCTCCGAGGCTAGGAGGAGGATAGAGTCGACGAGGCCCACAGCCTACAACCTCTTCTGGGCTACAGCAAGTGTTTACAACGCGGTTGCCGAGGCTTATAGGAAGTCTGGTCTGGACGCGGCTGTTAGGGCTGGGCTGGAGGAGGCGACCAGGATTTACGTGGAGGATGTGAAGGGTAATGTGGAGATAGGCAGGGTCGGGTCGAGGCTCCTGGAGAGCGGCGACACGGTGCTGACCCACTGCAACACGGGGGCTCTGGCGACGGCTGGCTTCGGCACAGCCCTGGGCGTTATACGGTACGCGTGGATGGAGGGGAAGGATATCAGTGTTGTAACGACGGAGACCAGGCCGGTGCTGCAGGGGGCCAGGCTTAACGTGTGGGAGCTGAGGAAGGAGGGTATACCCTTCAAACTCATAGTAGACAGTGCAGCGGGCCTTGTTATGAGCCGGGGGATGGTTTCCAAGGCTATAGTTGGGGCTGACAGAATAGTGTCCACAGGCCACACGGCAAACAAGATAGGCACCTACATGGTAGCCCTCGCTGCCAGGAGGCACGGGGTGCCGTTCTACGTGGCGGCTCCCGCAAGCACCTTCCAGCTCGACGCCGGCCCCGAGGCGATAGTAATAGAGGAGAGGAGCCCCGACGAGGTTAGGGGGGTTATCAGCGAGGCGGGGTATGTGAGGATAACCCTGGGTGATGTGGAGGCCTATAACCCGAGCTTCGACGTTACGCCGCCCGACCTGATAACCGCGTTCATAACTGACAGGGGCGTCATAGAGCCTCCGTTCGACGTTAACATTAAGAGGGCTCTAGAAGGCTAGACGATTGGCACAGTGCTATATTAGCTTCGTAGCCCTCGAGTTTTTGACAGGGTTTGTAGCATCGGGTTTAAAGCTATTTTAGACGTGTGAAAGGATAGCTTGACTAGACTGTCTGCAACGGCTCTAGTGATAAGGGCTTAACTCGTTTTCTCGCCCAGCATAACCTGCCCTCGGCGAGCCCGTCTTTCTCCAACAATATTATCCTTCTACCTTTCATGCTAACTATGTGGAGGTGTAGGCTATGGCTTCTCCTCCCTGTTCTCCCGAGGACCTCTCGCCTCCTCCGGAGGGCTCTCTGGTGGAGTATAGAGGCGGGAGCCTTAGGGTTCCTGATAATCCCGTGGTTGCATTCATCAGGGGCGACGGGGTTGGGCCTGAGGTTGTTGAGAGCGCTCTGAAGGTTGTTGACGCCGCTGTGAGGAAGGTTTACGGGGGGTCTAGGAGGATAGTCTGGTGGGAGCTGCTAGCTGGCCACCTGGCCCGGGAGAGGTGTGGCGAGCTACTCCCCAAGGCGACGCTGGAGGGTATAATGCTAGCTAGGGTGGCTCTTAAGGGGCCTCTTGAGACCCCAGTCGGCACGGGCTATAGGAGTCTAAACGTGGCTATACGCCAGGCTCTGGACCTCTACGC comes from the Aeropyrum camini SY1 = JCM 12091 genome and includes:
- a CDS encoding metallophosphoesterase, producing MLVGVLSDTHDNLALARRAGEVFIGEGVEAVIHLGDYVAPFTLAELLGVVGGRARFYGVFGNNDGERLGLARIAEGFGATLLDPPATVTLGGRRLLLLHGFGSPENTVEIVDALAASGRWDAVLYGHTHKARIERVGGSLVLNPGDGGGSLEKPSAALLDLEAMEARLVSLEG
- a CDS encoding M67 family metallopeptidase — its product is MKARIGPLRQVLKLMALAQNEEAGLVIGAREGDTVHAYILYRTDNLKQSPREFESDPWQVVQAHRAAEKLGLEVLGVYHTHTSCPPDPSGKDVEGMKRWPGVWLIACPGEVKAWRLEGEEPVEVELEG
- a CDS encoding 2-dehydropantoate 2-reductase; the protein is MNAYCIVGMGGVGSLLAYYIHRATGRPPVAVVRRRRQAINLLAGLRLYGLIDAHVPIEPYEGSPPRRCRLSFIAVKAYDAAAAVEAASGFSDMVAVASNGWGGYERAVELGLDAAAIVVESGVSSMEAGLARVAGIGRLIVGSRGEAGDAALEAFEILRRGGAPAVMTGDIEAWRWLKAAANTAINLITSILGSRNGIVVENPGAWRLASKATSEVGLVASMLGYRLPEDPVGYTRLVALQTYDNESSTLQDLKRCRRSEAPYIAGRVVEDARRLGVGAPTVEALYLLFQALYTLRCGSMERLNPTADN
- a CDS encoding V-type ATP synthase subunit I; its protein translation is MLLPRTLEEVVLAVPARDYDRVVAGLAVEGIFHVDTPPQGVKGEVDRSYRSLLTQASERSSRIRQYFELAGVEPYRVSGVEVEVGGWEESFRRYLEKYSEVEKFYSGLLEEYSEAESRLKELLDIEARISPVSHVDADIARLYSSRAFDFAVYYGSYWEGLEARVGEIVSRVGGLAVVEPSGGYVVVAVAVPKGALSKVSPEILGLNLSIYTPPEGVPGSPKKAMEYIREEKGRLGGRLARIQEMASERLGELAEFYTVVSAFENIFRFLVSTLRRGETRIVRGFVDVRDSRRLRGILDKMTRGSYVILSLGVRRGGETPTPSKVDLPQFLKPFSRVVELYGYPDPNEIVPTAFLAVTLPLTFALMFPDAGHGLLVLLFSIFYLRRVSRDWAYVLAVMGGASIVSGLLAGEVFGPLVSKMLGLPELWLRLGLETPPYAMPTYAIDHGEEELVPTLVYRALNVSLFMGAFMLSFGTLLGVVNGVIKRDWAGLVESRLPRFLLFASITSPFLVYMDAGEAGSVLRQALLELGGDSLAAKLVLAGSLLGLVWMLLAGPILYMLEGHSPLAGLANSFLEAYESLLMLVGNIPSFLRIMALALAHSSLVFVVYYLTVMIMQGGILADVVGALLYVGGNLAVAGMEGLLAFAHASRLHFYEWFSKFYSGTGVPYTPIRVEGVRIKIAGQTF
- a CDS encoding HAD-IB family phosphatase; the encoded protein is MAGGIKLVIFDVDGVLVAVKSSWGYVHRRLGVEEEALKVKEMFERGAIDYIEWMRLDTELWIRASGGRLHRSRLLEIVGEIPVREEAFAAVKALRRMGLRIGLVSSGIDILVRRVAAEIGADAWVSNRLLFDRNGFLLPGGSPLVGVDKRGAVARMAYELGASLEEVAYVGDSMWDASAMRIVGLPIAYNDGGELEGVAKVRVASLLEVPRVVEEWGRIRAR
- the panB gene encoding 3-methyl-2-oxobutanoate hydroxymethyltransferase; the encoded protein is MAREKVTARRILKMKGERPIVAVTAYDYPTAWIAEDAGVDVILVGDSLGMVVLGYPSTLQVTLDDMVRHTAAVARAARSPLIVADMPFGSYESSVTSAVESAIALVRAGGEAVKLEGGSEYADRVKAIVDAGIPVMGHLGLTPQRALRIGGYRPRARGRGEARELLLDAESLVEAGVFSIVLEFVSEEAAEIVTRRLPVPTICIGSGRRCDGQILVFHDIVGLSRLTPPFAKKYVDARRIMLEALSRYAEDVRAGRFPSEEHVVHAKEPLDDLD
- the metG gene encoding methionine--tRNA ligase subunit beta, whose translation is MAQGGGDELIGIEDFAKVDLRVGRVVRAERLPHSKKLLKLIVDIGGEERQVLAGIARWYSPEELVGRLVIVVANLRPKRMAGEVSQGMVLAAPCGDGEKPVLLTVSEPVEPGSKVC
- a CDS encoding SEN2-like domain-containing protein — its product is MGEDKGEVAACKARARLEGGSVVLEKCFDSGYCRNLERLGYLRDRTLDPLEAAYQASRDMLCLGGIRGWRAAIGVIASLGLSLDTALVYFDLRRKGRKPLAGVRRGTLVYEHGGRVYEVLVLSEGYPLKIGSLVEWSRGASMDNHSPIVAIVDRTGLITYYEARAVRGIQ
- a CDS encoding acyl-CoA thioesterase, giving the protein MAGAIHSLRGTVFWSETDAAQIAHFSTFFKICEWAEEDFFRRALGDEAFHGVLESNVMFPRVRAECTYHYPLHVHDDFRVDIVDVSIGVKSISYAFKVWNETHSTLSAECRLVTVAVDPRGFKSVEVPGYIRERLLAAGARHGEGGRR
- a CDS encoding pyridoxal phosphate-dependent aminotransferase, with the protein product MAVSYNRRVDLITGSPTRKIDAVRERLAREGRDVILLSTGQPGFLPPRFLRERLARALLDEGFKRLYSYTPTPGYADVRESIAEDLAALGGPRVEPDDILVTAGGQEAMFAALSTILEPGDKVVLMDPTYFGYKPIVEYLGGRVEWVRAPPSLGFQPDEEELKKVFTRGVKAVVLVSPDNPTGRLLSADSAKLVADLAVDSGAWIVYDEAYKTLVFEGEHVYLYKLAPDNTISINTFSKDPGFPGWRLGYLYGPRWIVGKIRLVSEELVYCPPSIAQVAAKIYLGDREARLKHLEYAREFLKTRMEAMAVALEEMLPEAVFTRPGGSMFITVDLSSYLSRASLTSEELSVKLLDEESVATVPGRYFGPSGDTMLRLSFATETPERIREGIRRLASLLERLG
- the mdh gene encoding NAD(P)-dependent malate dehydrogenase encodes the protein MITILGAGKVGMAAAVMLMMRGYDDLLLIARTPGKPQGEALDLAHAAAELGVDISIRGSNSYEDMRGSDIVLVTAGIGRKPGMTREQLLEANAQTMADLAEKIKAYAKDAIVVITTNPVDAMTYVMYKKTGFPRERVIGFSGILDSARMAYYISQKLGVSFRSVNAIVLGMHGQKMFPVPRLSSVGGVPLEHLMSKEEIDEVVSETVNAGAKITELRGYSSNYGPAAGLVLTVEAIKRDAKRIYPYSLYLQGEYGYSDIVAEVPAVIGRSGIERIIELPLTDEEKRKFDEAVEAVRKLVQALPPQLKG
- a CDS encoding DUF211 domain-containing protein translates to MPAPLRKVVLDVLKPIRGPSIIDVSREVAALPGIEGVNITVKEIDVETVTLTMTIEGSDIDYGSVEKKLEELGCIVHSIDQAVAGKKIVEQEEVEQGE
- a CDS encoding DUF2283 domain-containing protein, giving the protein MEGLRNLVVEDLSRLWIEYDRNTDTLYINFGEGEPDESVLIGDNIIANIREGRLISIIVTDFSRLAGL